A single Limanda limanda chromosome 19, fLimLim1.1, whole genome shotgun sequence DNA region contains:
- the fbxl2 gene encoding F-box/LRR-repeat protein 2 isoform X1, which yields MNGITKGRFEVFSNSDEAPINKKLPKELLLRIFSYLDVVTLCRCAQVSKAWNVLALDGSNWQKIDLFNFQTDIEGRVVENISKRCGGFLRQLSLRGCLSVGDASMKTFAQNCRNIEVLNLNGCTKITDSTCLSLSKFCSKLKQLDLTSCVSISNHSLKAVSDGCRMLEMLNLSWCDQITRDGIEALARGCNGLRVLFLRGCTQLEDGALKHLQKHCPELTTINMQSCTQITDDGLVSLCRGCHKLQILCVSGCGNITDASLTALGLNCSNLKILEAARCSHVTDAGFTVLARNCHELEKMDLEECILVTDNTLVQLSIHCPRLQALVNIHTFSPELVPGPASSCLHAYGALIHLSPCVLCPGQSLSHCELITDDGIRALSSSTCGQERLTVVELDNCPLITDVTLEHLKSCHRLERIELYDCQQVTRAGIKRIRSHLPEIKVHAYFAPVTPPPSVHGGGQRLCRCCIIL from the exons ATGAACGGTATCACCAAGGGCCGGTTCGAG GTGTTCTCAAACAGCGACGAAGCCCCCATTAACAAGAAGCTCCCTAAAGAGCTTCTTCTTAG AATATTCTCCTATTTAGATGTGGTAACGCTCTGTAGATGTGCACAAGTATCAAAG GCGTGGAATGTCCTGGCCCTCGATGGCAGCAACTGGCAGAAGATCGACTTGTTCAACTTCCAGACCGACATCGAG GGGCGGGTGGTGGAGAACATTTCCAAGCGTTGTGGAGGCTTCCTGAGGCAGCTGAGCCTCAGGGGCTGTCTGAGCGTGGGAGATGCATCCATGAA GACGTTTGCTCAGAACTGCAGGAACATCGAAGTGTTGAACTTAAACGGTTGCACCAAGATCACCGACAGCACCTGCCTCAGCCTCAGCAAGTTTTGCTCGAAACTCAAACAACTAGATCTCACCTCCTGCGTGTCCATCAGCAACCACTCCCTCAAGGCTGTCAG TGACGGCTGCAGAATGCTGGAGATGTTGAACCTGTCGTGGTGTGACCAGATCACACGTGACGGCATCGAAGCTCTCGCGAGAGGCTGCAACGGTTTACGAGTGCTGTTCCTCAGAGGCTGCACACAG CTGGAAGATGGAGCATTGAAGCACCTTCAGAAACACTGCCCAGAACTCACCACTATCAACATGCAGTCTTGCACA CAAATAACAGATGACGGCCTGGTCAGTCTGTGCCGGGGATGTCACAAGCTACAgattctctgtgtgtctggctgcGGTAACATCACGGACGCCTCCCTCACTGCTCTGGGACTCAACTGTTCCAATCTTAA gATTCTTGAAGCTGCACGATGCTCCCATGTTACCGACGCTGGGTTCACGGTGCTGGCCAGG AATTGTCACGAGCTTGAAAAAATGGACTTAGAAGAATGTATTTTG GTGACAGATAACACCCTGGTTCAGCTGTCCATCCACTGCCCTCGTCTGCAAGCACTGGTaaacattcacaccttcagccCTGAGTTAGTGCCAGgccctgcctcctcctgtctgCATGCTTATGGAGCTTTAATCCATCTATCTCCCTGTGTGCTGTGCCCCGGACAGTCCCTCTCCCACTGCGAGCTGATCACAGATGATGGCATCAGAGCTCTGAGCAGCAGTACCTGTGGCCAAGAGCGCCTCACTGTGGTGGAGCTGGACAACTGCCCCCTCATCACGGACGTCACCCTTGAGCACCTGAAGAGCTGCCATCGTCTGGAGCGCATTGAGCTCTACGACTGTCAGCAAGTCACCAGGGCCGGCATCAAACGCATCCGG TCCCATCTTCCGGAGATCAAGGTCCACGCCTACTTCGCTCCAGTGACACCCCCTCCCTCTGTACATGGAGGTGGCCAGCGTCTGTGCCGCTGCTGCATCATCCTCTGA
- the susd5 gene encoding sushi domain-containing protein 5, with protein MLDRWNPAAVWLLYGCLACLVISSVNVNADGRVFVLDLRNSSGPQGFRDAERACASQRARLASAEDLRHAVVECFFSTCTRGWLYGGTVGTTVCNVAGSGLNAVDVRTENATEEKAHLDAFCIKDKGMPCGDPPSFPNARLQGHPGFEMGDELLYTCVPGHVMPSGHTAFSLLCDSCGEWYGLVQICVKDGTESHIDYEDKFPDSYEEEVHHSERPEEAHGEVYEEVHGAAYPEGRGGQEQQETSFGLVELQDEHGDAEAGGESNGSKFEGEEEEKDEDRAVEDFIGHPRWEQERREVVRIDVAAATEAPVSVLSQKHMFWFPSEAFQEESQSVSTNPVPQTPQRASGTQSEESKEHESKEHESQETQHPVDVDDHDHERDDHDTDDRQDRDDSRHYDRPDPDSHQDGDDHDDHLTHYIPAQHDDLDRRDRPEKHEEDHIDPNDHYDMGEHEDDRVSYSSPEYDDRDDSYDEHESYEDRKDVTDDHGAVVQEHPEDSKEHPDHHDHDDGEEHYDLEEDDSDHFTDHDEHDNDDHDSYDDHDSHEDVDDGHQRVIVSIATDVRENVTAEGAEEKATTDDTWLDGYPVVVEETEKDDLTTERPEDGERGTHATTVPYTSLPEEHESPTVDPEQGGVKDVWPGFIPTDAPSPDHVEPSDSPSYSDTLDYDTQQAAPTRSWQEDLTEHPFLDYGLAPPVHDGDVLMEEHTVNNLPSETGEREEVEGEMGEASCVGDDCPPRPPQSSSSKGATITVIIVALCALAAAVIVGVWCYRRQQQKSSMYEMNGKGQSHSRHAQQIEMQQKV; from the exons atgctgGATCGTTGGAACCCAGCTGCTGTGTGGTTGCTCTATGGATGCCTGGCTTGCCTTGTCATCAGCTCAGTGAATGTGAATGCAGATG gtcGGGTGTTTGTGTTGGACCTGAGGAACTCCTCCGGCCCTCAGGGCTTCAGAGATGCCGAGCGGGCCTGTGCCTCGCAACGTGCCCGCTTGGCATCGGCGGAGGATCTCCGTCACGCTGTGGTGGAGTGCTTCTTCTCTACATGCACCCGTGGGTGGCTCTATGGAGGCACAGTGgg GACGACTGTGTGTAATGTCGCAGGCAGTGGACTGAACGCAGTGGACGTGAGAACAGAAAATGCCACAGAGGAAAAGGCTCACCTGGACGCCTTCTGCATCAAAGATAAAG GCATGCCGTGTGGGGACCCTCCATCTTTCCCCAACGCTCGTCTGCAGGGTCACCCGGGCTTTGAGATGGGCGATGAGCTGCTCTACACTTGTGTGCCGGGTCACGTGATGCCCAGCGGACACACTGCCTTCAGCCTGCTGTGCGACAGCTGCGGAGAGTGGTATGGACTGGTGCAGATTTGTGTCAAAG atGGGACTGAAAGTCACATAGACTATGAGGACAAGTTCCCAGATTCCTACGAGGAGGAAGTGCACCACAGCGAGAGGCCAGAGGAGGCTCACGGCGAAGTGTATGAGGAGGTGCATGGAGCTGCATACCCCGAGGGAAGGGGGGGTCAGGAGCAGCAAGAGACGAGCTTTGGTCTCGTGGAGCTTCAGGACGAGCATGGAGAcgctgaagcaggaggagaatcGAATGGTAGTAAGTTTgagggtgaagaagaagaaaaagacgagGACCGGGCTGTGGAAGACTTCATTGGTCACCCGAGgtgggagcaggagaggagggaggtggtgaGGATAGATGTAGCTGCAGCCACAGAAGCACCGGTCTCTGTTCTCTCCCAGAAGCACATGTTCTGGTTTCCCTCTGAGGCTTTTCAGGAGGAGAGTCAGTCTGTCTCCACCAATCCAGTCCCTCAGACTCCACAGAGAGCTTCAGGCAcccaatcagaggagagcaaAGAGCACGAGAGCAAAGAGCACGAGAGCCAGGAAACCCAGCATCCCGTCGATGTCGATGACCATGATCACGAGCGAGACGATCATGACACAGATGACCGACAGGATCGCGACGACAGCCGCCACTATGATCGGCCTGACCCTGACAGTCACCAGGACGGAGATGACCACGATGACCATCTGACACATTACATTCCAGCTCAGCACGATGATCTGGACAGACGGGACCGCCCCGAAAAACACGAGGAAGATCATATTGACCCCAATGACCATTATGACATGGGTGAACATGAAGATGATCGTGTTAGCTACAGCAGCCCGGAGTACGATGATCGGGACGACAGCTACGATGAACACGAAAGCTACGAGGATCGCAAGGACGTGACTGACGATCATGGTGCGGTTGTTCAAGAGCATCCTGAAGACTCAAAGGAACATCCAGACCACCACGACCATGACGATGGCGAGGAGCATTACGACCTGGAGGAGGACGATAGCGACCATTTCACTGATCACGATGAGCATGACAACGATGACCATGACAGCTACGATGATCACGATAGCCACGAAGATGTCGATGATGGTCATCAGCGTGTCATCGTTTCTATAGCAACAGATGTACGTGAGAATGTCACTGCGGAGGGAGCAGAAGAGAAGGCAACGACGGATGACACCTGGCTAGACGGCTACCCTGTCGTCGTGGAGGAAACGGAAAAAGACGACTTGACAACAGAGAGACcagaggacggagagaggggGACACATGCCACGACTGTCCCCTACACCAGCTTACCAGAGGAACACGAATCTCCCACTGTGGACCCTGAACAAGGTGGAGTAAAGGACGTCTGGCCTGGCTTCATCCCCACCGATGCTCCTTCTCCTGATCATGTAGAGCCCTCAGACTCCCCCTCGTACTCCGACACCCTCGACTACGACACGCAACAAGCAGCTCCCACCCGCTCCTGGCAGGAAGACCTCACCGAGCACCCCTTCCTCGATTACGGCCTGGCTCCCCCGGTGCATGATGGCGACGTCCTGATGGAGGAGCACACCGTGAACAACCTGCCCAGTGAGACTGGCGAGCGTGAGGAGGTGGAAGGGGAGATGGGGGAGGCTAGCTGCGTGGGCGATGACTGCCCTCCGCGTCCTCCTCAGAGCTCCTCGAGCAAAGGTGCCACAATTACCGTCATCATCGTGGCGTTGTGTGCGCTGGCTGCGGCTGTCATCGTCGGGGTGTGGTGTTACCgacggcagcagcagaagagcTCGATGTACGAGATGAACGGGAAGGGCCAGAGTCACAGCAGACACGCCCAACAGATAGAGATGCAGCAAAAAGTGTAA
- the fbxl2 gene encoding F-box/LRR-repeat protein 2 isoform X3 has translation MKTFAQNCRNIEVLNLNGCTKITDSTCLSLSKFCSKLKQLDLTSCVSISNHSLKAVSDGCRMLEMLNLSWCDQITRDGIEALARGCNGLRVLFLRGCTQLEDGALKHLQKHCPELTTINMQSCTQITDDGLVSLCRGCHKLQILCVSGCGNITDASLTALGLNCSNLKILEAARCSHVTDAGFTVLARNCHELEKMDLEECILVTDNTLVQLSIHCPRLQALVNIHTFSPELVPGPASSCLHAYGALIHLSPCVLCPGQSLSHCELITDDGIRALSSSTCGQERLTVVELDNCPLITDVTLEHLKSCHRLERIELYDCQQVTRAGIKRIRSHLPEIKVHAYFAPVTPPPSVHGGGQRLCRCCIIL, from the exons ATGAA GACGTTTGCTCAGAACTGCAGGAACATCGAAGTGTTGAACTTAAACGGTTGCACCAAGATCACCGACAGCACCTGCCTCAGCCTCAGCAAGTTTTGCTCGAAACTCAAACAACTAGATCTCACCTCCTGCGTGTCCATCAGCAACCACTCCCTCAAGGCTGTCAG TGACGGCTGCAGAATGCTGGAGATGTTGAACCTGTCGTGGTGTGACCAGATCACACGTGACGGCATCGAAGCTCTCGCGAGAGGCTGCAACGGTTTACGAGTGCTGTTCCTCAGAGGCTGCACACAG CTGGAAGATGGAGCATTGAAGCACCTTCAGAAACACTGCCCAGAACTCACCACTATCAACATGCAGTCTTGCACA CAAATAACAGATGACGGCCTGGTCAGTCTGTGCCGGGGATGTCACAAGCTACAgattctctgtgtgtctggctgcGGTAACATCACGGACGCCTCCCTCACTGCTCTGGGACTCAACTGTTCCAATCTTAA gATTCTTGAAGCTGCACGATGCTCCCATGTTACCGACGCTGGGTTCACGGTGCTGGCCAGG AATTGTCACGAGCTTGAAAAAATGGACTTAGAAGAATGTATTTTG GTGACAGATAACACCCTGGTTCAGCTGTCCATCCACTGCCCTCGTCTGCAAGCACTGGTaaacattcacaccttcagccCTGAGTTAGTGCCAGgccctgcctcctcctgtctgCATGCTTATGGAGCTTTAATCCATCTATCTCCCTGTGTGCTGTGCCCCGGACAGTCCCTCTCCCACTGCGAGCTGATCACAGATGATGGCATCAGAGCTCTGAGCAGCAGTACCTGTGGCCAAGAGCGCCTCACTGTGGTGGAGCTGGACAACTGCCCCCTCATCACGGACGTCACCCTTGAGCACCTGAAGAGCTGCCATCGTCTGGAGCGCATTGAGCTCTACGACTGTCAGCAAGTCACCAGGGCCGGCATCAAACGCATCCGG TCCCATCTTCCGGAGATCAAGGTCCACGCCTACTTCGCTCCAGTGACACCCCCTCCCTCTGTACATGGAGGTGGCCAGCGTCTGTGCCGCTGCTGCATCATCCTCTGA
- the fbxl2 gene encoding F-box/LRR-repeat protein 2 isoform X2, with translation MNGITKGRFEVFSNSDEAPINKKLPKELLLRIFSYLDVVTLCRCAQVSKAWNVLALDGSNWQKIDLFNFQTDIEGRVVENISKRCGGFLRQLSLRGCLSVGDASMKTFAQNCRNIEVLNLNGCTKITDSTCLSLSKFCSKLKQLDLTSCVSISNHSLKAVSDGCRMLEMLNLSWCDQITRDGIEALARGCNGLRVLFLRGCTQLEDGALKHLQKHCPELTTINMQSCTQITDDGLVSLCRGCHKLQILCVSGCGNITDASLTALGLNCSNLKILEAARCSHVTDAGFTVLARNCHELEKMDLEECILVTDNTLVQLSIHCPRLQALSLSHCELITDDGIRALSSSTCGQERLTVVELDNCPLITDVTLEHLKSCHRLERIELYDCQQVTRAGIKRIRSHLPEIKVHAYFAPVTPPPSVHGGGQRLCRCCIIL, from the exons ATGAACGGTATCACCAAGGGCCGGTTCGAG GTGTTCTCAAACAGCGACGAAGCCCCCATTAACAAGAAGCTCCCTAAAGAGCTTCTTCTTAG AATATTCTCCTATTTAGATGTGGTAACGCTCTGTAGATGTGCACAAGTATCAAAG GCGTGGAATGTCCTGGCCCTCGATGGCAGCAACTGGCAGAAGATCGACTTGTTCAACTTCCAGACCGACATCGAG GGGCGGGTGGTGGAGAACATTTCCAAGCGTTGTGGAGGCTTCCTGAGGCAGCTGAGCCTCAGGGGCTGTCTGAGCGTGGGAGATGCATCCATGAA GACGTTTGCTCAGAACTGCAGGAACATCGAAGTGTTGAACTTAAACGGTTGCACCAAGATCACCGACAGCACCTGCCTCAGCCTCAGCAAGTTTTGCTCGAAACTCAAACAACTAGATCTCACCTCCTGCGTGTCCATCAGCAACCACTCCCTCAAGGCTGTCAG TGACGGCTGCAGAATGCTGGAGATGTTGAACCTGTCGTGGTGTGACCAGATCACACGTGACGGCATCGAAGCTCTCGCGAGAGGCTGCAACGGTTTACGAGTGCTGTTCCTCAGAGGCTGCACACAG CTGGAAGATGGAGCATTGAAGCACCTTCAGAAACACTGCCCAGAACTCACCACTATCAACATGCAGTCTTGCACA CAAATAACAGATGACGGCCTGGTCAGTCTGTGCCGGGGATGTCACAAGCTACAgattctctgtgtgtctggctgcGGTAACATCACGGACGCCTCCCTCACTGCTCTGGGACTCAACTGTTCCAATCTTAA gATTCTTGAAGCTGCACGATGCTCCCATGTTACCGACGCTGGGTTCACGGTGCTGGCCAGG AATTGTCACGAGCTTGAAAAAATGGACTTAGAAGAATGTATTTTG GTGACAGATAACACCCTGGTTCAGCTGTCCATCCACTGCCCTCGTCTGCAAGCACTG TCCCTCTCCCACTGCGAGCTGATCACAGATGATGGCATCAGAGCTCTGAGCAGCAGTACCTGTGGCCAAGAGCGCCTCACTGTGGTGGAGCTGGACAACTGCCCCCTCATCACGGACGTCACCCTTGAGCACCTGAAGAGCTGCCATCGTCTGGAGCGCATTGAGCTCTACGACTGTCAGCAAGTCACCAGGGCCGGCATCAAACGCATCCGG TCCCATCTTCCGGAGATCAAGGTCCACGCCTACTTCGCTCCAGTGACACCCCCTCCCTCTGTACATGGAGGTGGCCAGCGTCTGTGCCGCTGCTGCATCATCCTCTGA